The Scophthalmus maximus strain ysfricsl-2021 chromosome 7, ASM2237912v1, whole genome shotgun sequence genome includes a window with the following:
- the cep152 gene encoding centrosomal protein of 152 kDa isoform X3: MLLTAEAPSIFVKLDNMAPSVLNTVEDLRNIQQSLRELHKLLTDLPDDMLEDSRDSSSPEPEYSTCSNKNPGHSRQSAWTQQWSNHPEPISHEQNYEADYDRGGHDEYTYEDGADQINGQQRHAQSQPLPHTWNQPSEDHQFTQGDYTYTSMGTEKSTETNEFSTEYEAKPYSQGTDNHLEYNGEGGYRVALSHGDHTTRNHFQSGSEDNVVNQYQATYNPHHPANQPKMFIPQAAHQGGQFDPLQREFLDSTQQTADREQLAQLQILNKAHQRQMEDLERKLEDSRRNMRYIEHQFAIVKDERDGLAVSLKESSRLVEESKEREVQMQNKVKAMEQQIQVLTERDNENTKKQRVAEAAVDSMKQQMLELCRSDTLSRSREQHDRDLTVIREQHEVVLLALEQKLDSTGQALNEQIDVCRCLREQVKQLECQREEEQLERARVINGLTQRLEESQHQCAKLLQTCSVQEMSQVQIKLQQSQSAKALSENMNKVLQEDLADLKEQITLYESAVKHGVIALDLSNDWENQLSESCVDLGLKKTSRKNGTLHSTALAHLSESKLPKDEALRLLRVEMQRCLGSLKGKRQKINQLQEELQRCQRQVNELHTQLDEAKLSSSVREKNQIKHPDVSGESQKELLRLKEQVEVLEKNNKELKQGEVKLRSVNSELCTKMREMIQELDQEKQEAAQRAERIHQQYRDDVVNQVKTELMLEHDAQLEELTAQHQQQVQQLQTHLSEANDKMLAVQECYLSVCKEKDMLEERMDNRQKEVIRENEQKMKEESGIVVEKLREELEAQHQASMNQLKALWSKQKEAEIQQQVNTHVASAKATFKEEVQKMDRTWTKKLEAAGREKHRETAEATCQTDEIEGSSVTISPEELDSRLDAQKQQLQLEADKVTRKAAVDARKHAQRELQEKHLDDMAKQVEGAVTRAYNRWIEDLPSLPEYQASLQAEREKWEELQENFLEQRVSQSLREAEEQWHKKHRLEEQSSGVQRSEELQEELATLQSQLEQGRREQAALLKAELAGARAAWNRDKQQEISAVQVRSEQAYQTKLQEQHKKLERALEQARADADLEKNELLQQTEAKFQEALRAREEEWRCWHAEKEVSQRRQMRDELIAELQTGMAEVQAQLLHQQCSENTRRASESTAETTTTHLIQTSCKDIVSRAISQAKKEWKKISEERLSCVLKETQEQHEREIDKIRSSLSQRKEPARCRKECADNFSKLQKKNQELQRHLEKACRQLQHSFREHKTTTKTLKDEHERTIQKAKEEYLLQLNEVKRAKESSWSSDHQQNLQQGLEEMKQQYLMTVERIREDMLRYLQDSRDRAAEMIRMEVQRERQDTARKMRHYYLTCLQEILEDGGKIAGAEKKIIYAASKLAAMAKVLETPIKSKTEKNYSLTNGSTAVSTTGCPPGKNAAFNKNPSTLPELPDISAEESSQREKTSASSQQKQDAAARTKPYSDTSASGKEAASVHAAIKPQVTAHTNFLSSKPSKQTPSSHQTPSPSQVNFVSVSVRGKSRERHLQGGASSEADDHLDSERQSKPFLIQAAPVRDEKQTDWSVTSIDSDTGFQVPRLSYSGRKVEPVKPFSVSASVSASDFREFGGLSPDTSDLTVYNDIVKNTPQTQNLNFPSVKTSKCRELTPGSEAKKQQGACPRPLFSELRQRHQDSGFDSPLYQQTGPGEGLR, encoded by the exons ATGTTGCTCACAGCGGAAGCCCCTTCAATCTTTGTTAAATTGGATAATATGGCTCCTTCGGTTTTGAACACAGTGGAGGATTTGAGGAATATTCAACAGTCCTTAAGGGAA CTGCACAAACTGCTCACAGACCTGCCAGATGACATGCTGGAGGACAGCAGAGACTCCTCCTCCCCAGAGCCGGAGTACTCGACCTGCAGCAATAAAAACCCCGGTCACAG TAGACAGTCAGCGTGGACTCAGCAATGGTCAAATCATCCAGAGCCAATCTCTCACGAACAG AACTATGAAGCTGACTATGACCGAGGCGGTCACGATGAGTACACTTACGAGGATGGTGCTGATCAGATCAACGGACAGCAGAGGCATGCTCAAAGTCAACCTCTGCCTCACACCTGGAACCAGCCGTCAGAGGATCACCAGTTCACCCAGGGAGATTATACATACACCAGCATGGGGAcagaaaaatctacagagacCAATGAATTCTCCACAGAGTATGAGGCTAAACCGTACTCTCAAGGCACCGACAACCACTTGGAATATAATGGAGAAGGAGGATACAGAGTTGCGCTAAGCCATGGGGACCATACTACCAGAAACCACTTTCAG TCTGGATCAGAGGACAACGTTGTGAATCAGTACCAGGCCACCTACAATCCTCACCATCCTGCAAATCAGCCAAAGATGTTCATCCCACAGGCCGCTCACCAAGGTGGTCAGTTTGACCCTCTGCAAAGAGAATTCCTTGACTCGACACAAC AAACTGCTGATAGGGAACAACTAGCCCAACTGCAGATTTTAAACAAAGCTCATCAGAGGCAAATGGAGGACTTGGAGCGAAAACTGGAAGATTCAAGGCGTAATATGAGATACATCGAGCATCAGTTTGCCATTGTCAAAG ATGAAAGGGATGGCCTAGCAGTAAGTCTGAAGGAATCAAGTCGATTGGTGGAGGAGTCCAAGGAGCGAGAGgttcaaatgcaaaataaagTGAAGGCTATGGAGCAGCAAATACAGGTCCTTACTGAGAGAGATAATGAG AACACAAAGAAGCAGAGGGTGGCGGAGGCTGCGGTGGACAGCATGAAACAGCAGATGTTGGAGCTTTGTCGTTCTGACACGCTGTCCAGATCGCGAGAGCAGCATGACCGGGACCTTACCGTCATTAGGGAACAGCATGAGGTCGTACTGTTGGCCCTCGAGCAGAAGCTTGACTCCACCGGTCAGGCTCTGAATGAACAG ATTGATGTCTGTCGGTGCTTAAGAGAGCAGGTGAAGCAACTGGAGtgccagagagaagaggagcaacTGGAGAGGGCCAGAGTCATCAACGGCCTCACTCAGCGCCTGGAGGAGAGTCAACATCAGTGTGCCAAGCTCCTGCAGACAT GTTCAGTGCAGGAGATGAGTCAGGTGCAAATTAAACTACAACAGTCTCAATCAGCAAAGGCACTGAGCGAAAACATGAACAAAGTCCTGCAG GAGGATTTGGCCGATTTGAAGGAGCAAATCACTCTGTATGAATCTGCTGTGAAACACGGTGTCATTGCATTGGACCTAAGCAATGACTGGGAGAACCAGCTGTCTGAATCCTGTGTGGATTTAGGATTAAAGAAGACGAGCAGGAAAAACGGCACGCTCCACAG TACGGCCTTGGCTCACTTGTCAGAATCCAAGCTGCCCAAGGACGAGGCTTTACGGCTGCTCAGAGTGGAGATGCAGCGTTGCCTGGGCAGTCTGAAGGGGAAGCGTCAGAAGATCAATCAGCTCCAGGAAGAGCTTCAGCGCTGTCAGAGACAAGTGAACGAACTGCACACCCAGCTGGATGAAGCCAAGCTCAGCTCTTCG gtcagagagaaaaatcagATAAAACATCCAGACGTGTCTGGAGAGTCTCAGAAAGAGTTGCTGAGACTAAAGGAGCAAGTGGAG GTGctagagaaaaataataaagagcTGAAGCAGGGTGAGGTGAAGTTGAGGTCTGTCAACTCAGAGCTTTGCACTAAGATGAGGGAGATGATCCAGGAGCTGGACCAAGAAAAGCAGGAGGCTGCTCAGAG AGCCGAACGGATTCATCAGCAGTACAGGGACGACGTGGTGAACCAGGTCAAAACGGAGCTCATGCTGGAACATGACGCTCAGCTCGAAGAGCTGACTgcacagcaccagcagcaggttCAACAGTTACA GACCCACTTGTCTGAGGCCAATGATAAGATGTTGGCTGTACAGGAATGTTATTTATCTGTCTGCAAAGAGAAGGACATGCTCGAAGAACGAATGGACAACAGGCAGAAGGAGGTGATCAGAGAAAATGAG caaaaaatgaaagaggagagtGGTATAGTGGTGGAGAAGCTtagggaggagctggaggctcaGCATCAGGCCTCAATGAACCAGCTAAAAGCTCTGTGGTCCAAGCAGAAGGAGGCTGAGATCCAGCAGCAGGTGAACACTCACGTAGCCTCAGCCAAGGCTACATTTAAGGAGGAAGTGCAAAAA ATGGACAGAACATGGACAAAAAAGCTTGAGGCGGCTGGGagggagaaacacagagagacggcTGAGGCAACCTGTCAGACAGATGAGATCGAAGGCAGCAGTGTGACGATTTCTCCCGAGGAGTTGGACTCGAGGCTCGATGCCCAGAAACAACAGCTGCAACTGGAGGCTGACAAAGTCACACGCAAAGCTGCGGTCGACGCCAGGAAACACGCCCAGAGAGAGCTTCAAGAGAAACATCTGGATGACATGGCCAAGCAG GTTGAAGGTGCAGTGACCAGGGCCTACAATCGCTGGATTGAGGATTTGCCTTCTTTACCAGAATACCAAGCCTCACTCcaagcagagagggagaaatgggAAGAACTCCAAGAAAATTTCTTAGAACAACGG GTGTCCCAGTCCCTGAGGGAAGCAGAGGAGCAGTGGCATAAGAAACACcggctggaggagcagagctCTGGAGTGCAGAGGTCGGAGGAGCTACAAGAGGAGCTGGCGACTCTCCAGAGCCAGCTGGAGcaagggaggagagagcaagCCGCCCTGCTGAAGGCTGAGCTGGCCGGAGCGAGAGCAGCCTGGAACcgagacaaacagcaggagatcTCCGCCGTGCAGGTTCGCAGTGAGCAGGCGTACCAGACcaagctgcaggagcagcacaAAAAGCTGGAGCGGGCTTTGGAGCAGGCCAGAGCAGACGCCGACCTCGAGAAGAATGAGCTGCTCCAGCAAACGGAGGCCAAGTTTCAGGAGGCTCTGAGGGCccgggaggaggagtggaggtgtTGGCATGCAGAGAAAGAGGTGTCCCAGAGAAGGCAGATGAGGGATGAACTAATTGCAGAGCTTCAGACTGGAATGGCGGAGGTCCAGGCGCAACTTCTTCATCAGCAGTGCAGCGAAAACACCAGGAGGGCCAGTGAGTCCACagcagagacaacaacaacacacctcATCCAAACATCCTGCAAAGACATAGTCAGCAGGGCAATATCCCAGGCCAAGAAGGAGTGGAAGAAA ATAAGTGAGGAGAGACTGAGCTGCGTGTTAAAGGAAACGCAGGAACAACACGAAAGAGAGATTGACAAAATACGGA GCTCTTTGTCCCAGAGGAAGGAGCCAGCTCGTTGCAGAAAGGAGTGCGCAGATAATTTCAGtaagctgcagaagaagaaccAGGAGCTCCAGAGACACTTGGAGAAGGCCTGCCGTCAACTCCAGCACAGTTTTCGAGAGCACAAAACCACCACGAAGACCCTCAAAg ATGAGCATGAACGCACCATACAAAAGGCAAAGGAGGAATATTTGCTGCAGCTGAACGAAGTGAAGAGAGCGAAGGAATCCTCATG GAGTTCTGATCACCAACAAAATCTTCAGCAAGGCCTGGAGGAGATGAAGCAGCAATACTTGATGACTGTAGAAAGGATCAGAG AGGACATGCTGCGTTACCTCCAGGATAGTCGGGATCGAGCAGCGGAGATGATCCGCATGGAGGTGCAGAGGGAGCGACAGGACACTGCCAGGAAGATGCGGCATTATTACCTGACCTGTCTGCAGGAGATactggaggatggaggaaagaTCGCAGG agctgaaaagaaaataatttatgCCGCGAGCAAGCTGGCAGCCATGGCCAAAGTGCTAGAGACGCccattaaaagtaaaactgaaaagaaCTACAGTTTAACGA ATGGTTCGACTGCTGTATCCACCACTGGCTGCCCTCCAGGTAAAAACGCAGCTTTCAATAAGAACCCGTCCACCCTGCCCGAGCTCCCGGACATCAGCGCAGAGGAGAGTTCCCAGAGGGAAAAGACCTCTGCCAGTTCACAGCAGAAACAAGACGCTGCAGCCAGGACTAAACCTTACAGCGACACCTCTGCATCTGGGAAGGAGGCGGCCTCAGTGCACGCAGCCATAAAACCCCAAGTTACTGCTCATActaattttctttcttccaaacCTTCCAAACAGACGCCTTCCTCTCATCAGACGCCCTCTCCATCCCAGGTGAATTTTgttagtgtgtctgtgagggGTAAGAGCAGAGAGCGGCACCTGCAGGGAGGAGCCTCCAGCGAAGCAGACGACCACCTGGACTCTGAGCGACAGAGCAAACCTTTTCTCATCCAGGCGGCTCCAGTCAGAGACGAGAAACAGACCGACTGGAGCGTGACCAGCATTGACTCAGACACGGGCTTCCAAGTTCCCAGACTCTCCTACTCTGGGAGGAAAGTAGAACCAGTGAAGCCATTTTCTGTTTCCGCTTCTGTCTCAGCTAGCGACTTCAGAGAGTTCGGTGGCCTCTCTCCAGATACGTCTGACCTGACGGTTTATAATGACATTGTCAAGAATACACCTCAAACCCAGAACTTGAACTTTCCCTCTGTGAAGACGAGTAAATGCAGAGAGCTTACCCCCGGCTCCGAGGCCAAGAAGCAGCAGGGAGCTTGTCCCAGGCCTCTGTTCTCTGAGTTGAGACAGCGCCACCAGGACAGCGGCTTTGACAGTCCACTATACCAACAGACAGGACCAGGTGAGGGTCTGAGGTGA
- the cep152 gene encoding centrosomal protein of 152 kDa isoform X4 codes for MLLTAEAPSIFVKLDNMAPSVLNTVEDLRNIQQSLRELHKLLTDLPDDMLEDSRDSSSPEPEYSTCSNKNPGHRQSAWTQQWSNHPEPISHEQNYEADYDRGGHDEYTYEDGADQINGQQRHAQSQPLPHTWNQPSEDHQFTQGDYTYTSMGTEKSTETNEFSTEYEAKPYSQGTDNHLEYNGEGGYRVALSHGDHTTRNHFQSGSEDNVVNQYQATYNPHHPANQPKMFIPQAAHQGGQFDPLQREFLDSTQQTADREQLAQLQILNKAHQRQMEDLERKLEDSRRNMRYIEHQFAIVKDERDGLAVSLKESSRLVEESKEREVQMQNKVKAMEQQIQVLTERDNENTKKQRVAEAAVDSMKQQMLELCRSDTLSRSREQHDRDLTVIREQHEVVLLALEQKLDSTGQALNEQIDVCRCLREQVKQLECQREEEQLERARVINGLTQRLEESQHQCAKLLQTCSVQEMSQVQIKLQQSQSAKALSENMNKVLQEDLADLKEQITLYESAVKHGVIALDLSNDWENQLSESCVDLGLKKTSRKNGTLHSTALAHLSESKLPKDEALRLLRVEMQRCLGSLKGKRQKINQLQEELQRCQRQVNELHTQLDEAKLSSSVREKNQIKHPDVSGESQKELLRLKEQVEVLEKNNKELKQGEVKLRSVNSELCTKMREMIQELDQEKQEAAQRAERIHQQYRDDVVNQVKTELMLEHDAQLEELTAQHQQQVQQLQTHLSEANDKMLAVQECYLSVCKEKDMLEERMDNRQKEVIRENEQKMKEESGIVVEKLREELEAQHQASMNQLKALWSKQKEAEIQQQVNTHVASAKATFKEEVQKMDRTWTKKLEAAGREKHRETAEATCQTDEIEGSSVTISPEELDSRLDAQKQQLQLEADKVTRKAAVDARKHAQRELQEKHLDDMAKQVEGAVTRAYNRWIEDLPSLPEYQASLQAEREKWEELQENFLEQRVSQSLREAEEQWHKKHRLEEQSSGVQRSEELQEELATLQSQLEQGRREQAALLKAELAGARAAWNRDKQQEISAVQVRSEQAYQTKLQEQHKKLERALEQARADADLEKNELLQQTEAKFQEALRAREEEWRCWHAEKEVSQRRQMRDELIAELQTGMAEVQAQLLHQQCSENTRRASESTAETTTTHLIQTSCKDIVSRAISQAKKEWKKISEERLSCVLKETQEQHEREIDKIRSSLSQRKEPARCRKECADNFSKLQKKNQELQRHLEKACRQLQHSFREHKTTTKTLKDEHERTIQKAKEEYLLQLNEVKRAKESSWSSDHQQNLQQGLEEMKQQYLMTVERIREDMLRYLQDSRDRAAEMIRMEVQRERQDTARKMRHYYLTCLQEILEDGGKIAGAEKKIIYAASKLAAMAKVLETPIKSKTEKNYSLTNGSTAVSTTGCPPGKNAAFNKNPSTLPELPDISAEESSQREKTSASSQQKQDAAARTKPYSDTSASGKEAASVHAAIKPQVTAHTNFLSSKPSKQTPSSHQTPSPSQVNFVSVSVRGKSRERHLQGGASSEADDHLDSERQSKPFLIQAAPVRDEKQTDWSVTSIDSDTGFQVPRLSYSGRKVEPVKPFSVSASVSASDFREFGGLSPDTSDLTVYNDIVKNTPQTQNLNFPSVKTSKCRELTPGSEAKKQQGACPRPLFSELRQRHQDSGFDSPLYQQTGPGEGLR; via the exons ATGTTGCTCACAGCGGAAGCCCCTTCAATCTTTGTTAAATTGGATAATATGGCTCCTTCGGTTTTGAACACAGTGGAGGATTTGAGGAATATTCAACAGTCCTTAAGGGAA CTGCACAAACTGCTCACAGACCTGCCAGATGACATGCTGGAGGACAGCAGAGACTCCTCCTCCCCAGAGCCGGAGTACTCGACCTGCAGCAATAAAAACCCCGGTCACAG ACAGTCAGCGTGGACTCAGCAATGGTCAAATCATCCAGAGCCAATCTCTCACGAACAG AACTATGAAGCTGACTATGACCGAGGCGGTCACGATGAGTACACTTACGAGGATGGTGCTGATCAGATCAACGGACAGCAGAGGCATGCTCAAAGTCAACCTCTGCCTCACACCTGGAACCAGCCGTCAGAGGATCACCAGTTCACCCAGGGAGATTATACATACACCAGCATGGGGAcagaaaaatctacagagacCAATGAATTCTCCACAGAGTATGAGGCTAAACCGTACTCTCAAGGCACCGACAACCACTTGGAATATAATGGAGAAGGAGGATACAGAGTTGCGCTAAGCCATGGGGACCATACTACCAGAAACCACTTTCAG TCTGGATCAGAGGACAACGTTGTGAATCAGTACCAGGCCACCTACAATCCTCACCATCCTGCAAATCAGCCAAAGATGTTCATCCCACAGGCCGCTCACCAAGGTGGTCAGTTTGACCCTCTGCAAAGAGAATTCCTTGACTCGACACAAC AAACTGCTGATAGGGAACAACTAGCCCAACTGCAGATTTTAAACAAAGCTCATCAGAGGCAAATGGAGGACTTGGAGCGAAAACTGGAAGATTCAAGGCGTAATATGAGATACATCGAGCATCAGTTTGCCATTGTCAAAG ATGAAAGGGATGGCCTAGCAGTAAGTCTGAAGGAATCAAGTCGATTGGTGGAGGAGTCCAAGGAGCGAGAGgttcaaatgcaaaataaagTGAAGGCTATGGAGCAGCAAATACAGGTCCTTACTGAGAGAGATAATGAG AACACAAAGAAGCAGAGGGTGGCGGAGGCTGCGGTGGACAGCATGAAACAGCAGATGTTGGAGCTTTGTCGTTCTGACACGCTGTCCAGATCGCGAGAGCAGCATGACCGGGACCTTACCGTCATTAGGGAACAGCATGAGGTCGTACTGTTGGCCCTCGAGCAGAAGCTTGACTCCACCGGTCAGGCTCTGAATGAACAG ATTGATGTCTGTCGGTGCTTAAGAGAGCAGGTGAAGCAACTGGAGtgccagagagaagaggagcaacTGGAGAGGGCCAGAGTCATCAACGGCCTCACTCAGCGCCTGGAGGAGAGTCAACATCAGTGTGCCAAGCTCCTGCAGACAT GTTCAGTGCAGGAGATGAGTCAGGTGCAAATTAAACTACAACAGTCTCAATCAGCAAAGGCACTGAGCGAAAACATGAACAAAGTCCTGCAG GAGGATTTGGCCGATTTGAAGGAGCAAATCACTCTGTATGAATCTGCTGTGAAACACGGTGTCATTGCATTGGACCTAAGCAATGACTGGGAGAACCAGCTGTCTGAATCCTGTGTGGATTTAGGATTAAAGAAGACGAGCAGGAAAAACGGCACGCTCCACAG TACGGCCTTGGCTCACTTGTCAGAATCCAAGCTGCCCAAGGACGAGGCTTTACGGCTGCTCAGAGTGGAGATGCAGCGTTGCCTGGGCAGTCTGAAGGGGAAGCGTCAGAAGATCAATCAGCTCCAGGAAGAGCTTCAGCGCTGTCAGAGACAAGTGAACGAACTGCACACCCAGCTGGATGAAGCCAAGCTCAGCTCTTCG gtcagagagaaaaatcagATAAAACATCCAGACGTGTCTGGAGAGTCTCAGAAAGAGTTGCTGAGACTAAAGGAGCAAGTGGAG GTGctagagaaaaataataaagagcTGAAGCAGGGTGAGGTGAAGTTGAGGTCTGTCAACTCAGAGCTTTGCACTAAGATGAGGGAGATGATCCAGGAGCTGGACCAAGAAAAGCAGGAGGCTGCTCAGAG AGCCGAACGGATTCATCAGCAGTACAGGGACGACGTGGTGAACCAGGTCAAAACGGAGCTCATGCTGGAACATGACGCTCAGCTCGAAGAGCTGACTgcacagcaccagcagcaggttCAACAGTTACA GACCCACTTGTCTGAGGCCAATGATAAGATGTTGGCTGTACAGGAATGTTATTTATCTGTCTGCAAAGAGAAGGACATGCTCGAAGAACGAATGGACAACAGGCAGAAGGAGGTGATCAGAGAAAATGAG caaaaaatgaaagaggagagtGGTATAGTGGTGGAGAAGCTtagggaggagctggaggctcaGCATCAGGCCTCAATGAACCAGCTAAAAGCTCTGTGGTCCAAGCAGAAGGAGGCTGAGATCCAGCAGCAGGTGAACACTCACGTAGCCTCAGCCAAGGCTACATTTAAGGAGGAAGTGCAAAAA ATGGACAGAACATGGACAAAAAAGCTTGAGGCGGCTGGGagggagaaacacagagagacggcTGAGGCAACCTGTCAGACAGATGAGATCGAAGGCAGCAGTGTGACGATTTCTCCCGAGGAGTTGGACTCGAGGCTCGATGCCCAGAAACAACAGCTGCAACTGGAGGCTGACAAAGTCACACGCAAAGCTGCGGTCGACGCCAGGAAACACGCCCAGAGAGAGCTTCAAGAGAAACATCTGGATGACATGGCCAAGCAG GTTGAAGGTGCAGTGACCAGGGCCTACAATCGCTGGATTGAGGATTTGCCTTCTTTACCAGAATACCAAGCCTCACTCcaagcagagagggagaaatgggAAGAACTCCAAGAAAATTTCTTAGAACAACGG GTGTCCCAGTCCCTGAGGGAAGCAGAGGAGCAGTGGCATAAGAAACACcggctggaggagcagagctCTGGAGTGCAGAGGTCGGAGGAGCTACAAGAGGAGCTGGCGACTCTCCAGAGCCAGCTGGAGcaagggaggagagagcaagCCGCCCTGCTGAAGGCTGAGCTGGCCGGAGCGAGAGCAGCCTGGAACcgagacaaacagcaggagatcTCCGCCGTGCAGGTTCGCAGTGAGCAGGCGTACCAGACcaagctgcaggagcagcacaAAAAGCTGGAGCGGGCTTTGGAGCAGGCCAGAGCAGACGCCGACCTCGAGAAGAATGAGCTGCTCCAGCAAACGGAGGCCAAGTTTCAGGAGGCTCTGAGGGCccgggaggaggagtggaggtgtTGGCATGCAGAGAAAGAGGTGTCCCAGAGAAGGCAGATGAGGGATGAACTAATTGCAGAGCTTCAGACTGGAATGGCGGAGGTCCAGGCGCAACTTCTTCATCAGCAGTGCAGCGAAAACACCAGGAGGGCCAGTGAGTCCACagcagagacaacaacaacacacctcATCCAAACATCCTGCAAAGACATAGTCAGCAGGGCAATATCCCAGGCCAAGAAGGAGTGGAAGAAA ATAAGTGAGGAGAGACTGAGCTGCGTGTTAAAGGAAACGCAGGAACAACACGAAAGAGAGATTGACAAAATACGGA GCTCTTTGTCCCAGAGGAAGGAGCCAGCTCGTTGCAGAAAGGAGTGCGCAGATAATTTCAGtaagctgcagaagaagaaccAGGAGCTCCAGAGACACTTGGAGAAGGCCTGCCGTCAACTCCAGCACAGTTTTCGAGAGCACAAAACCACCACGAAGACCCTCAAAg ATGAGCATGAACGCACCATACAAAAGGCAAAGGAGGAATATTTGCTGCAGCTGAACGAAGTGAAGAGAGCGAAGGAATCCTCATG GAGTTCTGATCACCAACAAAATCTTCAGCAAGGCCTGGAGGAGATGAAGCAGCAATACTTGATGACTGTAGAAAGGATCAGAG AGGACATGCTGCGTTACCTCCAGGATAGTCGGGATCGAGCAGCGGAGATGATCCGCATGGAGGTGCAGAGGGAGCGACAGGACACTGCCAGGAAGATGCGGCATTATTACCTGACCTGTCTGCAGGAGATactggaggatggaggaaagaTCGCAGG agctgaaaagaaaataatttatgCCGCGAGCAAGCTGGCAGCCATGGCCAAAGTGCTAGAGACGCccattaaaagtaaaactgaaaagaaCTACAGTTTAACGA ATGGTTCGACTGCTGTATCCACCACTGGCTGCCCTCCAGGTAAAAACGCAGCTTTCAATAAGAACCCGTCCACCCTGCCCGAGCTCCCGGACATCAGCGCAGAGGAGAGTTCCCAGAGGGAAAAGACCTCTGCCAGTTCACAGCAGAAACAAGACGCTGCAGCCAGGACTAAACCTTACAGCGACACCTCTGCATCTGGGAAGGAGGCGGCCTCAGTGCACGCAGCCATAAAACCCCAAGTTACTGCTCATActaattttctttcttccaaacCTTCCAAACAGACGCCTTCCTCTCATCAGACGCCCTCTCCATCCCAGGTGAATTTTgttagtgtgtctgtgagggGTAAGAGCAGAGAGCGGCACCTGCAGGGAGGAGCCTCCAGCGAAGCAGACGACCACCTGGACTCTGAGCGACAGAGCAAACCTTTTCTCATCCAGGCGGCTCCAGTCAGAGACGAGAAACAGACCGACTGGAGCGTGACCAGCATTGACTCAGACACGGGCTTCCAAGTTCCCAGACTCTCCTACTCTGGGAGGAAAGTAGAACCAGTGAAGCCATTTTCTGTTTCCGCTTCTGTCTCAGCTAGCGACTTCAGAGAGTTCGGTGGCCTCTCTCCAGATACGTCTGACCTGACGGTTTATAATGACATTGTCAAGAATACACCTCAAACCCAGAACTTGAACTTTCCCTCTGTGAAGACGAGTAAATGCAGAGAGCTTACCCCCGGCTCCGAGGCCAAGAAGCAGCAGGGAGCTTGTCCCAGGCCTCTGTTCTCTGAGTTGAGACAGCGCCACCAGGACAGCGGCTTTGACAGTCCACTATACCAACAGACAGGACCAGGTGAGGGTCTGAGGTGA